One part of the Salinivirga cyanobacteriivorans genome encodes these proteins:
- a CDS encoding thioredoxin domain-containing protein, with protein MRLSKSHIIAYTISLVIIVLLAIKLWQHYSPNHLEKVRAKISVAKQQPLDIVFGNESAGLSVYMYASYNCSYCRKFFTEVLPELEPFIEQNQIKIIMRLTSKSRDDRLKRALKAAVCVNHYGNFEHLHKLLLHDPKVAYTLDFQNMIDGFSMKDPFVGECIDGEIAAQHLEKNLKEFNQLELKGTPSFVINDIVYQGYREPELFKKIIKKHLSK; from the coding sequence ATGCGACTGAGTAAAAGTCATATCATAGCCTATACAATTTCATTGGTAATAATAGTTTTATTGGCAATAAAACTATGGCAACACTACAGCCCAAACCATTTAGAAAAGGTCAGGGCAAAAATTAGTGTAGCTAAACAGCAACCTTTGGATATAGTTTTTGGTAACGAGAGTGCAGGTTTATCCGTATACATGTACGCAAGCTATAATTGTAGTTATTGCAGAAAATTTTTCACAGAAGTATTGCCAGAACTGGAACCTTTTATCGAACAAAACCAAATTAAAATAATCATGCGCCTCACATCAAAGTCGAGAGACGACAGATTAAAAAGGGCACTTAAAGCAGCTGTTTGCGTAAACCACTATGGAAATTTTGAGCATTTGCACAAACTGCTTTTACATGACCCTAAAGTGGCATATACCCTAGACTTTCAAAATATGATTGATGGGTTTAGCATGAAAGACCCCTTTGTTGGCGAATGTATAGATGGTGAAATTGCAGCTCAACATCTTGAGAAAAATCTGAAAGAGTTCAACCAACTGGAATTAAAAGGAACACCCAGTTTTGTAATAAACGACATAGTTTACCAGGGGTATCGTGAACCCGAATTATTTAAAAAAATAATAAAAAAACATCTATCAAAATAA
- a CDS encoding glycine betaine ABC transporter substrate-binding protein, whose amino-acid sequence MKNSKGDPIILYYGNWIETMAMSKVTALALNDVGIPAKAVLLEPGLIYTSLARGDGDILLECWLPQTSKHYWEKYKDQLDTVGISFDYASTGLVVPQYVSIDSISQLNDFANRFDHRIVGIGSGAGVYKDTEEAIEVYDLDFKQITSSDAAMMASLKRAITRSEWIVVTGWKPHYKWALYDLKYLIDSRHVYAHETSYIVTRKGFVKGQPGFKTFLKNMYFDQKQLAELMLLFANAEDEDLVAKEWYRANKQMIQSWMPKDWLQNQLE is encoded by the coding sequence GTGAAAAATTCAAAAGGCGATCCTATTATCCTATATTACGGAAACTGGATCGAAACCATGGCCATGAGCAAAGTCACTGCTCTGGCATTAAATGATGTTGGCATACCGGCAAAAGCAGTGTTGTTGGAACCGGGGCTTATTTACACATCACTTGCCCGTGGCGATGGTGATATTCTGCTCGAATGTTGGCTGCCTCAGACTTCAAAGCATTACTGGGAAAAGTATAAAGATCAGCTGGATACTGTGGGTATTTCTTTTGATTATGCATCAACAGGCCTGGTAGTTCCACAATACGTTTCCATTGATTCTATTTCACAGCTTAATGATTTTGCTAACCGTTTTGATCATCGCATAGTGGGTATAGGAAGTGGTGCCGGAGTATATAAAGATACAGAGGAGGCGATAGAAGTGTACGATTTGGATTTTAAGCAAATTACTTCAAGCGATGCAGCAATGATGGCTAGTTTGAAAAGGGCTATAACCCGTAGTGAATGGATCGTGGTTACAGGGTGGAAACCTCATTACAAATGGGCACTGTATGACCTCAAATATCTTATCGATTCCAGGCATGTTTATGCTCATGAGACTTCTTATATTGTCACAAGAAAGGGGTTTGTAAAAGGACAGCCGGGTTTTAAAACCTTTTTAAAAAATATGTATTTCGATCAGAAACAGCTTGCTGAATTAATGCTTTTGTTTGCCAATGCTGAAGATGAAGATCTTGTTGCAAAAGAATGGTACAGAGCCAACAAGCAAATGATTCAGTCCTGGATGCCAAAAGATTGGTTGCAAAATCAGTTGGAATAA
- a CDS encoding peptide deformylase: MYKTFLIFLMVLWAIGFSSCDKPNQFTPGQQELIMASDTSQAMRVWSIANTEDSLLLRQKSEPVIPDSTNEVLQTLVHRLYKTVTDSMSLGVGISAPQVGILKQVIWVQRFDKDGFPFEFYLNPQIKQYSKLTQECREGCLSIPDRMDTLNSRSYAILLEYQSMDGQKHVEMVEDFTAVIFQHEIDHLNGILYTDHLQEEMKVTKD, translated from the coding sequence ATGTATAAAACTTTTTTGATTTTCTTGATGGTACTTTGGGCTATTGGTTTTTCCTCATGTGATAAACCTAATCAATTTACACCTGGACAACAAGAGCTAATTATGGCCAGCGATACTTCACAAGCCATGCGTGTTTGGTCAATTGCGAATACCGAAGATTCACTGCTGCTTAGGCAAAAGAGTGAGCCGGTAATACCTGATTCTACCAATGAGGTTTTACAAACTCTTGTGCACCGCTTATACAAAACGGTAACCGACAGTATGTCGCTGGGTGTAGGAATTTCTGCACCGCAAGTGGGCATTTTAAAACAGGTGATATGGGTGCAGCGGTTCGATAAAGATGGCTTCCCGTTTGAGTTTTACCTGAATCCTCAAATTAAACAATATTCAAAACTTACCCAGGAGTGCCGTGAGGGTTGCCTCTCCATACCTGACCGTATGGATACATTAAATTCAAGATCTTACGCAATTTTATTGGAATATCAATCTATGGACGGTCAAAAACACGTTGAGATGGTGGAAGATTTTACTGCTGTGATCTTTCAGCATGAGATCGATCATTTGAATGGTATTTTATACACAGATCATCTTCAAGAGGAGATGAAAGTCACTAAGGATTGA
- a CDS encoding NAD(P)H-dependent oxidoreductase: MKILESLKWRYAIKKYDKSRKIASTDLEKIKEAVRYSASSYGLQLYKILIIEDEEVREKLRAASFDQEKVTDASHLVVFCNYTNPTPDDVDKYVKLTAETRNQDIEALEGFSKSMKKNIEAKGEEVDHWTENQVYIALGTLLAAASELKIDSSPMEGFKPPEYNKILGLEERGLNAAVIAAIGYRSEEDTYHHQAKVRKPSDELFETI; the protein is encoded by the coding sequence ATGAAAATTTTAGAAAGTTTAAAATGGCGCTACGCCATCAAAAAATACGATAAGAGCAGAAAAATTGCATCCACCGACCTGGAAAAAATAAAAGAGGCAGTACGCTATTCGGCTTCCTCCTATGGGTTACAGCTCTACAAGATCCTTATCATTGAAGATGAAGAGGTGCGAGAAAAGTTGAGAGCGGCCTCTTTCGACCAGGAAAAAGTTACCGACGCATCACACCTGGTGGTTTTTTGCAATTACACAAACCCCACACCCGATGACGTGGATAAATACGTAAAACTCACAGCCGAAACAAGGAATCAGGATATTGAAGCACTGGAAGGTTTCAGTAAATCTATGAAAAAGAACATAGAGGCTAAAGGAGAGGAAGTTGACCACTGGACAGAGAATCAAGTTTACATCGCACTTGGCACCCTATTAGCAGCTGCCTCGGAACTTAAAATAGACTCCTCTCCGATGGAAGGCTTTAAACCACCAGAATACAATAAAATCCTCGGGCTGGAGGAAAGAGGGTTAAATGCAGCAGTGATTGCGGCTATTGGTTACAGATCAGAGGAAGACACATACCATCATCAAGCCAAAGTTCGTAAACCCAGCGATGAGCTTTTTGAAACCATATAA
- a CDS encoding copper-translocating P-type ATPase, with product MQIQDKHHHHKHKKETYHGNHEHGSHNHHHEHHDHTEHHKMMIKDFQKRFWISLLLTLPILVLSPLVQSILNYTLEVPGHKWILFALSTVVFFYGGWPFLKGLFDELKKQSPGMMTLIAVAITVAFGYSTATTFGLEGKTFFWELATLIDIMLLGHWIEMKSVVGASQSLQKLAALMPSGAHKITGDTTEDVSIESLAKGDKVLVKPGEKIPVDGIITDGNSQVNEAMVTGESRPQKKQENDKVIGGTINGNGSLNIEVQQVGKDAYLNKVIEMVRSAQAKKSKTQNLADRIAFWLTIIALTIGAGTLTAWLILGKPFVFALERMASVMVITCPHALGLAVPLVAAISTSISAQNGLLIRNRTAFEKSRKITLLAFDKTGTLTEGIFGVNLVKAIDTNYDNKKILQLGAALENHSNHPLAQGITNKAKEENIQIPEAEEFENMTGKGVRATVNNMKVAAVGPAYLEENDIEIPKTDEIKNYETVVYILADNKIAGLITLADKIRDASQSAIKSLQANGIKTYIITGDNENVAKSVSEELKMDGYFAGILPDEKQEKVKELQNKGEVVAMTGDGINDAPALATADVGIAVGSGTDIAAETADIILVNSNPQDIASLIKFGKATFTKMIQNFVWATAYNVVAIPLAAGVLIGYGILINPALGALLMSLSTVIVAINAQLLKRKLNLKPLNK from the coding sequence ATGCAAATACAGGATAAACACCATCATCACAAACACAAAAAAGAAACATATCATGGTAATCATGAACACGGGTCACATAACCACCATCATGAACACCATGACCACACCGAACACCATAAGATGATGATTAAAGATTTCCAGAAACGTTTCTGGATTTCGCTCTTACTCACGCTACCAATCCTTGTATTGTCACCGCTTGTTCAAAGCATCCTTAACTATACACTGGAAGTACCCGGTCATAAATGGATTTTGTTTGCTTTATCTACTGTAGTTTTCTTCTATGGTGGATGGCCATTCCTTAAAGGGCTTTTTGATGAATTAAAAAAACAAAGCCCGGGCATGATGACCCTGATAGCCGTTGCCATAACTGTTGCATTTGGCTACAGTACAGCTACAACCTTCGGCTTAGAAGGAAAAACATTCTTCTGGGAATTGGCCACACTAATTGACATTATGCTGCTCGGCCACTGGATTGAAATGAAATCGGTTGTAGGGGCATCGCAATCGCTCCAAAAATTGGCGGCATTGATGCCTTCAGGGGCACATAAAATAACAGGCGACACCACAGAAGATGTAAGTATAGAATCATTAGCAAAAGGCGATAAAGTACTGGTAAAACCGGGAGAAAAGATACCGGTTGACGGAATCATAACAGATGGTAACAGCCAGGTAAACGAAGCAATGGTTACTGGTGAATCGCGCCCTCAAAAAAAGCAGGAAAACGATAAAGTCATAGGAGGAACAATTAATGGCAACGGATCACTTAACATTGAAGTGCAACAGGTGGGCAAAGATGCTTATTTAAACAAAGTTATTGAGATGGTTCGCTCTGCCCAGGCCAAAAAATCAAAAACTCAAAACCTCGCCGACCGCATTGCCTTCTGGTTAACCATAATAGCGCTAACTATAGGTGCAGGAACGCTAACAGCCTGGCTCATACTCGGTAAACCTTTTGTTTTTGCACTGGAAAGAATGGCTAGTGTTATGGTGATTACCTGTCCGCATGCCTTAGGACTGGCAGTGCCTTTAGTCGCTGCGATTTCAACATCAATTTCAGCACAAAACGGATTATTAATAAGAAACAGAACAGCCTTTGAAAAATCGCGAAAAATTACGCTGTTAGCTTTTGATAAAACAGGTACCCTTACAGAGGGTATTTTTGGCGTAAACCTGGTTAAAGCAATAGATACAAATTACGATAATAAAAAAATATTACAGCTGGGAGCTGCACTCGAAAACCACTCGAATCATCCATTGGCACAAGGAATTACAAATAAAGCCAAAGAAGAAAACATTCAAATACCAGAAGCTGAAGAATTTGAAAACATGACGGGAAAGGGTGTGCGCGCTACTGTAAACAATATGAAAGTAGCCGCAGTCGGGCCGGCATATTTAGAAGAAAACGACATTGAGATTCCAAAAACAGATGAAATAAAAAATTATGAAACGGTTGTTTACATACTGGCTGACAACAAAATAGCCGGACTCATAACCCTTGCAGACAAAATTCGGGATGCATCACAATCAGCAATTAAATCGCTTCAGGCTAACGGCATAAAAACATACATAATTACGGGTGACAATGAAAATGTGGCCAAAAGTGTGAGCGAAGAATTGAAAATGGATGGTTACTTCGCTGGTATATTACCCGACGAAAAGCAGGAAAAAGTTAAAGAGTTGCAAAACAAGGGCGAAGTGGTAGCAATGACTGGCGATGGCATAAACGATGCTCCAGCACTTGCAACAGCTGACGTGGGCATAGCTGTTGGTTCAGGAACCGATATAGCTGCCGAGACAGCTGATATTATTCTTGTAAACAGCAACCCACAAGATATTGCCTCACTCATAAAATTTGGCAAAGCAACCTTCACTAAAATGATTCAAAACTTTGTATGGGCAACAGCCTACAATGTGGTAGCAATACCCCTGGCCGCAGGAGTACTCATTGGTTATGGCATACTCATTAACCCGGCACTTGGAGCCTTATTAATGAGTCTCAGCACTGTGATAGTGGCCATAAATGCACAACTACTAAAAAGAAAACTAAACCTAAAACCTCTAAACAAATAA